The following proteins are encoded in a genomic region of Triticum dicoccoides isolate Atlit2015 ecotype Zavitan chromosome 1B, WEW_v2.0, whole genome shotgun sequence:
- the LOC119350648 gene encoding uncharacterized protein LOC119350648, with translation MDEEGFLDSSRPAGDPVGGGSHRRSRSGGDWVDNEGAMGRGHVRPNMGLDLGSGFGAADAQAGQGSSRKRVGIDARRSDTVNLDDEDDGLIRNGSATREAPFKGLKTNDIHHVWNHGPKHGGGFHCRYCNMKNSGGGATRFKEHLGKIVGEVKECPNVPRNVHDIMRKAVLEMRKKKREKESRKLRFERELMDEMYQRNGVINIDDDKDEEIHMALRESLRDRNVLNVSRAVERRRGSGSGVRVSLGKQSITAYFDKQLSSNKVSMQPKISTAMDSSSRDAVGQAWAKFFHANDIAGRKADCPYFQAAMKITQNLGAAPIPTGKEIDGKYLDKNYEESREWLKLFKQDWKNYGVTVMCDSWTGPTGMSLINFMVYCNTRMFFHKSIDASGQSQNSEFLYREIKQVVVEEIGHENVVQIVTDNGSNYKKACKTLVEQPEFSHIVWQPCAAHTVNLMLKDIGKFPEVDVIVKSAKQICRFFYNHNNLHDSMRKNVGGELIKPNATRFGTVFMFLESYLEKKDKFRKWMVSDDWKNNIWKNDADHVFAEELLSSNMWWTALEWVLDLLEPLYVALRYADTQKKCTLSGFKKTMMTAIQKMSSHLGGGSQMLDRVMSKVSPRMEDMQNETLMVAAAVLDPFTHYRVNLSNLPEYASALTDVIEKIADPESALLAINEISTYRECRGRFRHSLARSSAERMAPTEWWFQFGGEVPNLQKWALRIVSQCVSSSGCERNWTAFALVHTKQRNCLLYCKLHKSVSVRYNLKLRAEEDEDIVKLSYREKEIDPCAVIMDTVMHDESNPMMEWLNKDEEHIVLDGSDAATAVLEEIRRLNSRRKASHLGRKEISRKGKRVREDEEDEFISSEDDDEANGSMDIDDGDDGQEEDDESDGEGMKIW, from the exons ATGGATGAGGAAGGCTTTCTCGACAGCAGCCGTCCGGCCGGCGACCCAGTTGGCGGTGGCAGCCATAGAAGATCGAGGTCAGGGGGCGACTGGGTCGACAATGAGGGAGCCATGGGGCGTGGCCACGTCCGGCCGAATATGGGGCTGGACTTGGGCAGCGGCTTTGGAGCTGCCGATGCACAAGCTGGGCAAG GCTCCTCTCGTAAGAGGGTAGGCATCGATGCTAGAAGGAGTGATACTGTCAACTTAGACGATGAAGATGATGGTCTGATCAGGAATGGTTCAGCAACAAGAGAGGCACCTTTTAAAG GACTTAAGACCAACGACATACATCATGTGTGGAACCATGGCCCCAAGCACGGAGGAGGATTTCATTGTCGGTATTGCAACATGAAGAATTCTGGAGGAGGTGCAACCCGCTTCAAAGAGCATCTTGGCAAGATAGTAGGTGAAGTGAAGGAGTGCCCAAATGTTCCAAGAAATGTGCATGATATAATGAGGAAGGCCGTGCTTGAGATGAGGAAaaagaagagggagaaggaaagtcgTAAGCTTAGATTTGAACGTGAGTTGATGGATGAGATGTACCAGAGAAATGGTGTGATAAATATTGATGATGATAAAGATGAAGAAATCCATATGGCACTACGGGAGTCACTAAGAGACAGGAATGTTCT GAATGTATCTCGTGCAGTTGAGAGGAGGCGTGGTAGTGGCAGTGGTGTTCGCGTTTCCCTTGGGAAACAGAGTATCACAGCCTACTTTGACAAGCAATTGTCGAGCAACAAAGTATCAATGCAACCCAAGATCAGCACTGCTATGGATAGCAGCTCAAGGGATGCTGTTGGCCAAGCTTGGGCGAAGTTTTTTCATGCAAATGACATCGCTGGTCGAAAAGCTGACTGTCCATATTTTCAGGCTGCCATGAAGATCACTCAAAATCTTGGTGCTGCTCCTATTCCAACTGGAAAAGAGATTGATGGGAAGTATTTAGACAAAAATTATGAAGAGTCTCGAGAGTGGCTGAAGCTATTCAAGCAAGATTGGAAGAACTATGGTGTAACTGTTATGTGTGACTCCTGGACTGGGCCTACTGGCATGAGTCTTATCAATTTCATGGTCTATTGCAATACACGGATGTTCTTCCATAAATCCATTGATGCTTCTGGCCAGTCTCAAAATTCAG AATTTCTCTATAGAGAGATTAAACAGGTTGTTGTTGAAGAGATAGGCCACGAAAATGTAGTTCAGATTgttactgataatggctcaaattacaAGAAAGCTTGTAAAACTCTTGTTGAACAACCAGAATTCAGTCATATTGTTTGGCAGCCATGTGCAGCCCACACGGTTAATCTAATGCTTAAAGACATAGGTAAGTTTCCTGAGGTTGATGTGATAGTCAAAAGTGCCAAGCAAATCTGTAGGTTTTTTTATAATCACAACAACCTACATGATAGCATGAGGAAGAACGTTGGTGGTGAGCTGATTAAACCGAATGCCACCCGGTTTGGAACTGTGTTTATGTTCCTTGAGAGTTATTTGGAGAAGAAAGATAAATTTAGGAAATGGATGGTGTCCGACGACTGGAAGAACAATATTTGGAAGAATGATGCGGACCATGTGTTTGCTGAAGAGTTGCTATCCAGTAACATGTGGTGGACAGCCTTAGAATGGGTTCTTGATTTGCTTGAGCCACTCTATGTAGCCCTCAGATATGCTGATACACAAAAGAAATGTACTCTATCTGGTTTCAAGAAGACTATGATGACAGCCATACAAAAGATGAGTTCTCATCTTGGTGGTGGGTCACAGATGTTAGATAGAGTCATGAGCAAGGTGTCCCCGAGGATGGAAGATATGCAAAATGAGACACTAATGGTTGCAG CTGCTGTCCTTGATCCGTTCACACATTATCGGGTGAATTTGAGCAACCTTCCAGAATATGCTTCTGCACTAACGGATGTCATCGAGAAGATAGCAGACCCTGAGAGCGCTCTTTTGGCTATCAATGAAATCAGCACTTATAGGGAATGTCGTGGGAGGTTTAGGCATAGTTTGGCACGCTCTTCCGCAGAAAGAATGGCACCAA CTGAGTGGTGGTTCCAGTTTGGAGGGGAAGTTCCTAATTTGCAGAAGTGGGCATTGAGAATTGTTTCACAGTGTGTCTCTTCAAGTGGCTGTGAGAGGAATTGGACTGCTTTTGCCTTGGTCCACACGAAGCAAAGAAATTGCCTTCTATACTGCAAGCTTCACAAAAGTGTTTCTGTACGCTACAACCTGAAG TTACgtgctgaagaagatgaagatatTGTGAAGCTGAGTTATAGGGAGAAGGAAATTGATCCATGTGCAGTGATCATGGATACAGTTATGCATGACGAATCAAACCCAATGATGGAGTGGCTGAACAAGGATGAAGAGCATATAGTCCTTGATGGATCTGATGCTGCTACTGCTGTGTTGGAGGAAATACGTCGCCTTAACTCAAGGAGGAAAGCCTCTCATCTTGGAAGGAAGGAAATTAGCAGGAAAGGAAAGAGGGTAcgtgaagatgaggaggatgaGTTCATTAGcagtgaggatgatgatgaagcGAATGGATCCATGGAcattgatgatggtgatgatggccaagaagaggatgatgaatctGATGGAGAAG GGATGAAAATATGGTGA